A single Oncorhynchus nerka isolate Pitt River linkage group LG10, Oner_Uvic_2.0, whole genome shotgun sequence DNA region contains:
- the LOC115135286 gene encoding tubulin--tyrosine ligase-like: MNSPMYTFVARDDNSTIYAEVSKILVATGQWKRLKKDNPRFNLMLGERNRLPFGRLGHEPGLMQLVNYYRGADKLCRKASLVKLIKTSPELPDPGNWLPESYIIYPTNLNTPIAPAKNGISHLKSNPKTDEREVFLASYHSRKESGEGTVWIAKSSAGAKGAGILISHDANQLLEFIDNQGQVHVIQKYLERPLLLQPGNRKFDIRSWVLVDHQYNIYLYREGVLRTASEPYDSSNFQDVTSHLTNHCIQKEHSQNYGRYEEGNEMFFDEFRQYLLSTHNIVLETNILPQIKQIIRSCLTCIEPAISTKHLSYQSFQLFGFDFMVDESFKVWLIEINGAPACAQKLYPELCQGIVDVAISTVFTLNNDSEPRSSSSSPAPYSSSPSFSALTSSSCSSPKLRGPLHVGPFTRL; encoded by the exons ATGAATTCACCCATGTATACATTTGTCGCCCGAGACGACAACAGTACTATTTATGCTGAAGTTTCCAAAATTCTCGTCGCTACTGGACAATGGAAGAGACTGAAAAAGGATAATCCCCGATTCAATTTGATGTTGGGCGAACGGAACAGACTGCCATTTGGACGGCTTG GTCATGAGCCTGGACTGATGCAACTGGTGAATTATTACAGAGGAGCAGACAAGTTGTGCCGCAAAGCATCTTTAGTCAA GTTAATCAAGACTAGCCCGGAGCTTCCAGATCCCGGCAACTGGTTGCCTGAATCGTATATCATCTATCCTACTAACCTCAACACTCCCATTGCGCCTGCAAAGAATGGCATAAGCCACCTGAAAAGTAACCCCAAGACGGATGAAAGAGAAGTTTTCCTGGCCTCTTATCACTCAAGGAAGGAAAGCGGAGAGGGAACAGTGTGGATCGCCAAGTCATCTGCTGGAGCAAAAG GTGCTGGGATTTTGATATCCCACGATGCAAATCAATTGCTGGAGTTCATTGATAATCAAGGGCAGGTTCATGTCATTCAGAAGTACCTAGAAAGACCACTACTGTTGCAACCTGGCAACCGTAAATTTGACATCAG GAGCTGGGTGCTCGTGGACCATCAGTACAACATCTACCTTTACCGGGAGGGTGTGCTGCGGACGGCCTCGGAGCCCTACGACAGCTCCAACTTCCAGGACGTGACCAGCCACCTGACCAACCACTGCATCCAGAAAGAGCACTCGCAGAACTATGGCCGCTACGAGGAGGGCAACGAGATGTTCTTCGACGAGTTCCGGCAGTACCTGCTGAGCACCCACAACATAGTGCTGGAGACCAACATTTTACCTCAGATAAAGCAGATTATAAG GAGCTGTCTGACATGCATTGAACCTGCCATCAGCACTAAGCACTTGTCCTATCAGAGCTTCCAGCTCTTCGGCTTTGACTTCATGGTGGATGAGAGCTTCAAGGTGTGGCTGATAGAGATCAATGGAGCTCCGGCCTGCGCACA GAAACTCTACCCGGAGCTATGCCAAGGTATCGTGGACGTGGCCATCTCCACTGTCTTCACACTGAACAACGATTCCGAACCACGatcatcttcctcctcccctgctccctactcctcctccccctcattttctgctctcacctcatcctcttgTTCCTCTCCGAAACTGAGAGGACCTCTCCACGTGGGCCCATTCACCCGATTGTAA